TTACCGGCTATCTCGCGAATGATCGACTCGAGATAACCGGTCAGTAAATCGCCTTTAGCTCGAATATTTTCTATGCCTGCTTCATCAAAAATTTCCAGCGATGCATTGACGGCCGCCATCGAAAGAATCGGCGGATTACTCAACTGCCAGCCTTCAGCTCCCTCGATCGGCACGAAATCGGGACCCATGATAAATCTGGTTTTTTTATCGTGACCCCACCACCCAGCAAAACGCGGTAAGCTCGATTTACGCGCATACCGTTCGTGCACGAAACACCCGGCGATACTCCCAGGCCCTGAATTAAGATATTTGTACGAACACCACACGGCAAAATCCACGTCCCAATCGTGTAATTTCAAAACTAAATTGCCGGCTGCATGAGCAAGATCAAATCCAACCATGCATCCTTGCGCGTGTGCAGCTTTTGTAATTCGCTCGATGTCATAAGCCTGGCCTGAATAGTAATTAATACCGCCGATAAGAATGAGCGCAATATCTTTGCCTTTTTTTTCGATAAGCGCCTCGATATCATCGGTTCGGATAATATCTTCTCCGGATCGCGGGGCGATTTCAATAATCGCATCCTTAGGATCAAAATGATGAAACGCAATCTGCGATTGCACGGCATATTGATCGGATGGAAAAGCCGTGTGCTCCATCAATATTTTGTACCGCGTAGCTGTCGGGCGATAAAACGAAACCATCATTAAATGCAGATTAACCGTGAGTGAATTCATATTAACAACTTCGATCGGTTTCGCACCGACCAGGCGGGCGGTTTTTTCAGCCAAAAACTCATGATAAGGCAGCCACGGCCGTTTTGCATGAAAATGCCCTTCGACCGC
This genomic stretch from bacterium harbors:
- the kynU gene encoding kynureninase gives rise to the protein MIKFDLSRSFAEDMDSKDPLKKFRERFYIPKLKNGDDCIYLCGNSLGLQPKNVRMHLEQELKDWENLAVEGHFHAKRPWLPYHEFLAEKTARLVGAKPIEVVNMNSLTVNLHLMMVSFYRPTATRYKILMEHTAFPSDQYAVQSQIAFHHFDPKDAIIEIAPRSGEDIIRTDDIEALIEKKGKDIALILIGGINYYSGQAYDIERITKAAHAQGCMVGFDLAHAAGNLVLKLHDWDVDFAVWCSYKYLNSGPGSIAGCFVHERYARKSSLPRFAGWWGHDKKTRFIMGPDFVPIEGAEGWQLSNPPILSMAAVNASLEIFDEAGIENIRAKGDLLTGYLESIIREIAGKFITIITPTDRKQRGNQLSLRIHGNGKKFHQKLTDGGVFCDWREPDVVRVAPAPLYNSFMDVYRFSEILREAI